A region from the Lycium barbarum isolate Lr01 chromosome 8, ASM1917538v2, whole genome shotgun sequence genome encodes:
- the LOC132606326 gene encoding uncharacterized protein LOC132606326 isoform X1, translating to MLRNGAIIFMGLRTMSYQMKNLSFGERGVEITQKRLMKERTRAALMKSLDERSAQNGLWIFIQNSWKLCNNLVKEKCRNDTWRALENRKSIHHPSGEGSSSASKKRSSFRKIGTMLRLQIMPHLQINVTNLQQQQQQHSPETRRGPEYPYTPFNTNDIFARGESSTQQQVYHPQIQVDPYYLTIGSPYNNPFLSAQNNVSGGIQQHGPLFEMLGSQGLQDPVIGTTNYMLGLVFNGGDHHAQNDYNLNVDKAHVTTYSGSTECPVSRNSKSS from the exons ATGTTGAGGAACGGAGCAATAATATTTATGGGGCTGAGAACGATGTCGTATCAAATGAAAAATCTAAGCTTTGGAGAAAGAGGGGTAGAAATAACACAAAAGAGACTAATGAAGGAGAGAACCAGAGCAGCGTTAATGAAATCATTAGACGAAAGGTCTGCACAGAATGGACTATGGATCTTCATACAAAATTCATGGAAGTTGTGCAACAACTTGGTGAAGGAA AAATGTCGTAATGACACTTGGAGAGCTCTAGAAAATCGAAAATCTATTCATCACCCATCAGGTGAGGGATCCTCAAGTGCTTCTAAAAAGAGAAGTAGCTTTAGAAAAATTGGGACAATGCTTCGTCTCCAGATAATGCCTCATCTCCAGATAAATGTTACAAATctgcagcaacaacaacaacaacatagcccAGAAACCCGAAGAGGCCCAGAGTATCCATATACACCATTTAATACGAATGATATTTTTGCTAGAGGAGAGAGTTCAACTCAGCAGCAGGTCTATCACCCACAAATTCAAGTTGATCCCTACTACCTCACTATTGGCAGCCCATATAATAACCCATTTCTATCTGCACAAAATAATGTTAGTGGTGGGATACAACAACATGGCCCATTATTTGAAATGTTGGGATCACAAGGACTACAAGACCCAGTTATTGGAACCACTAATTATATGCTTGGGCTGGTGTTTAACGGTGGGGATCATCATGCTCAAAATGACTACAACTTGAATGTCGATAAGGCCCATGTAACAACATATTCAG GTAGCACCGAGTGTCCAGTTTCCAGGAATAGCAAATCTTCCTGA
- the LOC132606326 gene encoding two-component response regulator-like APRR2 isoform X2: MAIVLGKKMQKEKAREELEENGDQMNIGDAADVDHNNIIGDEEPVGERNIPNVEERSNNIYGAENDVVSNEKSKLWRKRGRNNTKETNEGENQSSVNEIIRRKVCTEWTMDLHTKFMEVVQQLGEGSSTECPVSRNSKSS, encoded by the exons ATGGCAATTGTATTGGGGAAAAAGATGCAAAAGGAAAAAGCAAGAGAAGAATTAGAAGAAAATGGAGATCAGATGAATATTGGTGATGCTGCTGATGTGGATCACAATAACATTATTGGAGATGAAGAACCAGTAGGAGAGAGGAATATCCCTAATGTTGAGGAACGGAGCAATAATATTTATGGGGCTGAGAACGATGTCGTATCAAATGAAAAATCTAAGCTTTGGAGAAAGAGGGGTAGAAATAACACAAAAGAGACTAATGAAGGAGAGAACCAGAGCAGCGTTAATGAAATCATTAGACGAAAGGTCTGCACAGAATGGACTATGGATCTTCATACAAAATTCATGGAAGTTGTGCAACAACTTGGTGAAGGAA GTAGCACCGAGTGTCCAGTTTCCAGGAATAGCAAATCTTCCTGA